The segment GCGACGTCTCCCACGACGAGACCCGAGAACCCCGAGTCCTTCAGCTTCTCGACGCCGATCGCCATCACGATGTCGTACGCGCCCGACGCCACGGCGTAGCAGGCGTTGCGGAACGCCTCGGAGCCGGTGGCGCAGAAGTTCTCGACGCGCGTGACGGGCTTGTAGTCGATCTTGAGCGGCCGGGCGAGGGTGAGGCCGCTGTAGCCCGATCCCATCGTGCCGAGCCAGAACGCGTCGATGTCGTCCTTGGCGACGCCCGCCGACGCGAACGCCGCGGTGGCGGCGTCGACGAGGAGGTCGTCGGCCGACTTGTCCCAGTGCTCGCCGAAGGGCGTGCAGCCCATGCCGACGATCGCGACCTGATCGCAGATTCCCTTGGACGCCATGTCAGCGCTCTCCTTCAGTCGTGGCGCGGATCGGCCGCGCCTTCCAGAAATAGTTCTGTACGCCCTGCGTCTCGTACAGCCGGCGGAACGTCATCTCGACGCGGTCGCCGATACGCACCGCGGCCGGGTCGACGTCGGTGAGCTCGCACTGGAAGCGGCCGCCGCCGTCGAAGTCGAGCACCGCCACGACCACCGGCGGGTTGAGCGAGAACGCGAGGCGGTCGACGGTGTAAGTGGCGATGGTGGCCTGCGCGTTCGCCAGCGACTCGGTCGACATGTGGTCGACGGCGCCGCAGCGCACGCACACACGCTGCGGCGGCAGGTGGCGCGTCGTGCAGTCGTCGCAGCGGCTGGCGACGAAGCCGAACTTCCAGTGCTCGCTGCGGAACGACGGCGGCGCGGCCGGGCGCAATGGTTCGGGCCGGCGCGGCGGCTCGCGGTGCAGCACGCCGCGCCACGTGAGGAACGACGCGTACGGCAGGGCGTCGTTGCCCGACGCCACGAGCGACGCCACCGACGCCGGCCGGCGCGCCGCGGTGATCGCGTCGGTGACGCGGAATACCAGCGCGTCGGCGCCGTCGGCGACCGACACCGCGAGGATCAACTGGCCGGGCGTGGCGCGGTCGAGGGCGTCGGCGAGGCCGAGACCGAGGAAGGCTGCGCCGGCGTTGCCCACGGTTGCGGTTAGGTCGGCCCCGAACGCATCGGCGCGCACGCCGAGGCCGCCGGCAATGACGCGGTTGGCGCGCGTGTGCAGCCCGCCGATCACGACGGCGTCGATCTCGTCGGCGGTGACACCGGCGCTTTTGAGCGCATCGTTGACGGCGTTGTGGGCCAGCGGCACGTACGCCTGCTCGCCGAAGCGCTCCTCCCACTGGCCCGACGACGTCGCGCCGGGCACGCGCCACCGGTCGAGGAACTCGGCGCTGGAAGCACCGGTGCCGATCAACTCCGCGATCACGTTGTCGCCGGACCCGATCAGGAACGCGGCGGCGGCGTCGCCGCCGCCGGCTTCGTCGGCGCCGCCGGGCAAACCGATGCGGATGTCGGATGTCACGACCAGACTCGGTGCGTCGCCGCGCAGCGCGAGGCGCAACGCGCCGACCGCAGATCGCGTCGCGCCGAGCGCGTCGAACGCGGGAACCGACTCGTCGAGCATGAGCGCGGCGTGGATCGCGGTGGCGTTGGTCTTGTCGAGGTACGCCGGCGCGGTCGTCGCGAACACGACGGCCTCGGGATGGGCGCCGTCGGGCGCGGCCGCGAGGCAGGCGCGCGCCGCTTCGACGCCCATCGACGTGGAGTCCTCGTCGTACGACGCCACCGCGCGCGTCCCACGGCCACCGCCGGCGCCGAGCACGGCGGTGATGGCGCTGCGCTGCAAGCGGTTGTACGGGACGTAAGCGCCGTAGCTGATGAGCCCCGTCATGCGAACACCGTCGGCACGTCGGACTCGATCCACAAGTCGCGGCTCAACTTCTCCGGGTCGATGCCGGCGCGCTGGAGGAACTCGGCACGCTGCTCCATGTCGTATTTGGCGAACGCCTGCTCGAAGGCTTCCACGCTCTCCCACCGCTCGACGAAGGTGACGCGGTTGGGGTTGCCGTGGGCCTGGAACACCTCGAGCGACACGAAGCCTTCGGGGTGCGCAACCTGACCGTTGAGCCAGATCATGGCGTCGCGGAAGGCCTCGTAGCTGGGCACCTCAGCGCTTGCTTGCAGCAACATGCATGTCTCCTAGTTCGCGGAACGGTACGTCGCGGTCGAAACTCGGCTCGCGCGGAAGCCCGAGGACGGTTTCGCCGATGATGTTGCGCTGGATCTCGTCGGTGCCGCCGCCGATGTGCATGGCGAAGCTGGCGAGGATGCTGTCGCCCCAGCGCGTCGCTTCGGCGTCGTGGTCGCCGAGCAACATGCCCGCCGCACCCACCAAGCCCGCGCCCGCGAGTGCGACGTCGGTGCCGGCGATGGCGGCGAACAGTTTCAGCACCGACACTTCGGGGCCGGGGATCGCGTTGCGCGACAGCGCGGTCCGCACGCGGGCGGTCGTCAGGTCGAACAAGCGCGCCAGCGTGTAGGCCCGTGCCACGCGCTGGCGGGCGACGGTGTCGGCCCGCGTCTCGCGCGCCAGGGTGAGGAGCGGCGCGATCGTGTCGCTCATCGGCACCATCGCACCGGCGGACAACCGCTCGTTCATCATCGTGGTGCGCGCCACGCGCCAGCCGTCGTTGTAGTCGCCGACCAGGTTCGCCGCCGGCAGGCGCACGTCGTTGAAGAACACCTCGTTGAAATGTGACGCGCCGTTGAGTTGCTTCAGCGGGCGCACCTCCACGCCGGACGTGTCCATCGGGACGATGAAGGCCGAGATGCCGTGGTGCTTCGGCACGTCCGGATCGGTGCGGAAGACGCCGAGGCCGAGGTCGCAGTAGTGCGCGCCGCTCGTCCACACCTTCTGGCCGTTGAGGACGAAGTCGTCTCCGTCGCGCTCGGCGCGGGACTTCAGCCCCGCGAGATCGGACCCGGCATCGGGCTCGCTCCACAGCTGGCACCAGATCTCGTCGCCGGTCGCCATCGGGGGCAGGTAGCGCTGCTTCTGCTCGTCGCTGCCGTGGGCGATGATCGTGGGCCCGATCATGCCGAGGCCGATCGTGAAGAGCTGGACGGGCACGTCGTAGCGCGCCAGTTCCTCGTTGTAGACGATCGACTCGAGCGGTCCGGCGCCGCGGCCCCCGTATTCCTTCGGCCAGGTCAGCGCGCCCCAACCCGCGTCGAACAGCTCGCGCTGCCACTTCTTGCCGAGCGCGATGCCTTCGGGCGTGTCGTCGAAGCCCTGGAGCACCGACAGCGACTGCGATGCCGTGTCCTTCAGCTCGGCGTGCGCGTCGAACCAGGCGCGCACCTCGGCGCGGAACGCGGCCTCGGTGGGAGAGTCTTCGAAGTCCACGGCGCTCAGCCCTGCCGCGGGCTGGTCATGGCCACGACGGCGTTGTGCAACCAGTGCATCCCGCCGAGCGCGTCGCGCAGCTGCGGGGGCATCGGGGTGCGCACGATTCGCTCGAGCTTCCCGTCGGCTTCGAGCTGGGCGGCGAGTGTGCCGACTTCGGCGTCGCGCGCCGTGTCGGCGCCGAAGACGTGGTGGGCGAGCGGTTCGACGGTTTCCCAGTCGGCGATGTTGTTGCTGTCGGCGTCGGCCGGCGGCAGTTCGACCGCGGAGGTCACGACACCGTCACGGACGCGCACGACCCACCCGACGCGTTCGGCGCCCGCCGGCAACAGCCGCGGCGGGACGTCGACGAACTCCTCGCCGAACACGTAGTCGACACCGCGCAGGTCCACCCCGGAGTCGGCGACCTTCTTGTCGATCAGGTCACACAGCGCCTGGAGCCACGCCTGGCTCGCGAACTCGTGCGTCTGCGTCATGCACCCCTCGCTCTCGATGTAAACGACGGTTGACTCTAGCGTGGGTTAACGTCCGCGTCGCCGTGGACATCCTCGCTGACCTCGCCGACGAATACGCCGCACTCGACGCGCTCGTCGCCGACCTCGACGCGGCGGGCCTCGACACGCTCACGCCCGCCGAGGGGTTCACCGTGCGCGACGAGTTGTCGCACCTCGCATTCAGCGAGGAGTTGGCGTCGCTCGCCGCGCTGGACGCCGATGCGTTCCGGGCCAAGCTCGACGACCTGCTCGCCGATCTCCTCAGCGCCGAGGGCGGCCCGAAGCTGCGGGCGGCGTCGATGGCGCCCGCCGAGTTGATCGGGTGGTGGCGCACCGAACGGCAGCGCACGCTCGACGCGTTGCGCGCCCACGCCGTCACGGACCGCATCCCGTGGGTCGTCGGCGACATGAGCGTGACGTCGTTCGCCACCGCCCGTCTGATGGAGACGTGGGCGCACGGCCAGGACGTCGTCGATGCGTTGGGTCTCGACCGCGCGCCCACGGCGCGGCTGCGTCACATCGCGGAGCTCGGCGTGCGGACGCGCGGCTTCAGCTACGCCGTGCGCGGGATGGCGAAACCCGACGCCGACGTGCGCGTTGCGCTCACCGGTCCCGACGGCGACGCGTGGGAATGGGGCGCGCCCGATGCGGCCGACTCCGTCACCGGCCCGGCGCTCGACTTCTGCCTCGTCGTCACCCAGCGCCGCCACGTGCTCGACACCGCGCTCGAGGTGACGGGCGCCGCCGCCGATGAGTGGATGGCGATCGCCCAGGCCTTCGCCGGCCCCCCGACCGACGGCCGCCCCGCCGGCAGCTTCCCTCGTTAGCCGGCCTTCGCGAGCGCGGGTCGAACCGTCCCACCACGACACGACGCCGGCACTCCCCGAACGTCACTTTTGCGACGCTTTCTGGGGGGCGAATTGGGCTCCGAGCACCGGTTTCACCCCCGCAAACGGGCGTGAGTCTTGTGGGTCCCCGGCCGCCGGCTCGTGGCGCCGCTCGGGTCATTTAGCCGGCATTCGGTTCGAGGCGTTGCAGGACCCATCGGGGCCCACCCCGTGGTCTTGGGTGTTTCCGGTTGAGCCGACAAATACGCGACGAGGTCGTCCTCGGTGTACAGATCGCACCAAGCCCCGACCCGAACGACGCGCAAAGTCACCATCAGATCGTGGTCGATGGATGGTTCCCAAGGCGCGTCCTAGCGCCGGACAGGAAAACGTCCCCTCGGGACTTCGCGACCCAAGGGCTGTTCCGCGAACCGCCTTGGCGGAGCGCGAGAAGTGCCGCTCTCGCGTGGTCAGGTAGGCCGCGCAGGCGTCGCCTGCCGGAGCCCGTTGGCGACGACAGTCGCGCCACACCTGTTTCTTTCACGGAGCGATGCCGATCTCGACAGTCGCGAAAGTGGAGAAGAATCCACATTGTGGCTCGTCGGTGTCGGCGGCGCTTCTATGACGACGGGGCGAGCTTCGGCCAGGGGTGGAGTTCTTCGAAGCGGGCGGCGACGGCGAGGGCGAGTGCGTCATCGTGACGGCGCGCCACGATCTGCATCCCGACGGGTAACCCGTCGACGAAGCCCGCGGGGACCGACACGACGGGATTGCCGGAGAAGTTGAACGGCGCCACGAACGCGGCTGGTGCCGCCGGGCCGATCTCTTCGCCGTCCACTACCCGCGGGATGGGGCCGGCGGCGCCGAAGGCGGTCATCGGCATCGTCGGCATGAGGATGACGTCGACCTCGTCGAAGAGCGACGCGATCGCCATGTTCACTGCGTGGCGCGCCTGGTGATTGGCGGCCACGCCCTCGATGGTGAGGGCCGACGGGTCGAAGGACCCCATGAGCAGGTCGGCGGCGCCCTCGGTGTTCATCATGTTGGTCATGACCTCGGGCATGGCATCGACGGTGGTCGGGTCCCAGTCGGCGCGCACGAGCGCGCCGCCGAGGGTCAGCATCGGCGGCAGGTCGAGCGCCAGGCCGTCGACGCGCCGCAAACCGGTGCCGGCGATCAGAGTTGTGGCCGCGGCCTCGACGACGTCTCCGACCGCCGGTTCGGACGGCGAGAGGCTGTTGCGCCGCAGCACGGCGACGCGAACGCCGCTGAGGTCGATCTCCTCGATGGCGCGCTCGAAGGGCACCTCAGGTGCGGGCAGCGACATCGGGTCGCGCTGGTCGACGCCGGCGGCGCAGTCGAGATAGCGCGCCGCGTCGCCCACCGACCGCGCCAGCGGCCCGTAGTGCGTGAGATTGGCCCCGCCGAGGTACCCGGGGCCGCGGGGGATGCGACCGAGGGTTCCCTTCACGCCGACGACGCCACAGCAGGCGGACGGCGTGCGGATCGAGCCGCCCATGTCGCTGCCGGTCGCGAGGGCTACGAGCCCCGCGACGAGCGATGCCGCCGCGCCGCCGCTCGAGCCGCCGGGGGTGCGTTCGAGGTTCCACGGGTTGCGGGTCACGCCGTGCAGGACCGAGTTGGTGAAGAACAGCAGGCCGAGTTCGGGCGACGCGGTGAGGCCGACGGGCACGGCGCCGGCGGCGAGCAGGCGCGCCGACATGGTGGTGGTGTGCGTGGCGATGTTGTCCTTGAACGCGGTGCTGGCCCGCGTCTCGGGCCACCCCTCGACCGACTCGAGTTCCTTGATGCCGAGCGGGACGCCGGCGAGCGGGCCCGGGTCCTCGCCGCGCTTGACCGCGGCGTCGACGTCGGCGGCGACGCCGCGCGCCCGCGCTTCGTCGAGGAAGACCATCGCGTTGATGGCGTCGTTGTGCGACTCGATGCGGGCGAGGTGCTCGTCGAGGACGTCGACGGCGCTGAGCTTTCCGGCGCGAACTTCGTCGGCGATGGTGCGGGCGTCGAGCCCGATCGAGGTGTCCATCAGTTGACCCGCCGCGCTTTGCCCTCCCAGAAGGGGGCGCGCAGTTCGCGCTTGAGGATCTTGCCGCTCGGGTTGCGGGGCAGCACGTCGACGACGTCGACCGACGTCGGGCACTTGTAGTGAGCGAGTCGCTCGCGAGCGAACGCGATGATCTCGGTCTCGTCGATGGTCGCGCCCGGCGCCGCCACCACCATCGCCTTGGGCGTCTCGCCCCAGCGCTCGCTCGGCACGCCGATGACAGCGACGTCGGCGATCGCGGGATGCGACATCAGCGCGTTCTCGATCTCGGCCGGATAGATGTTCTCGCCGCCGGAGATGATCATGTCCTTCACGCGGTCGTGGATGTAGACGTAGCCGTCGGCGTCGAGGTAGCCGGCGTCACCGGTGCGCAGCCAGCCGTCGGCGATCAGCGTCTCGGCGGTGGCTTCGGGCAGGTTGTGGTAGCCGATCATGTTCTGCGGGCTGCGGATGAGGATTTCGCCGACCTCGCCCGCCGGCACCGCCTCGAGCGTCTCGGCGTCGACGACCTTGACCTCGCTGCCCGGCATCGCCTTGCCGGCGGCGCGCAGGCGGTGCTTGTTGGGCCCGGCGGGGTCGTGGTCCTCCGGCGGTAGCAGCACGACGCCGCCGGTGGTCTCGGTCATGCCGTACGCCTGGACGAACGAGCAGCCGAACGTGCGCACGGCGTCGACGAGTACTTCCTCGGAGATCGGCGACGCGCCGTAGACGAGCACCTCCATGCTGGTGAAGTCGGCGGTGCGCGCCTGGGGGAGTTGCAGCACGAACTGGATGACCGCCGGCACGAGGACGGTGTGGGTGATGCGGTGCTGCTCGATGACGTCGATGACCGCCGCCGGGTCGACCTCGCGCATGAGCACGTTGGGGCAGCCGTTGTACAGACCGACGATGCCCCACGCGCCGCCGGCGACGTGGAAGGTCGGCATGGCGACGAGATTCACGGACGCATCGGTGAATCCGAGCATCTCGTTGTTGGCGTGCACGCTGGCGAACAGGTTCTCGTTGGTGAGCATGACGCCCTTGGGCCGTCCGGTGGTGCCCGACGAGTAGAACTGCAGCGCGACGTCATTGGGCGCCGGGTCGATGCGGGGATCCTCGGAGGGCTGGCGCGCCAGCCAGGTCTCGTAGCTCTCGTCCGCCGGGCTGTTGCCGAGCACCAGCACCTTCTGGATTGTCGTGAGTTCGCCGCGGATGGCGTCGAGCATCGGCAGGAACTCTTCGCTGACGATCAGCAGCTTCGCCTGCGAGTCGTTGATGACGTAGGCCGCTTCGGGTGGTGCCAGGCGCCAGTTGACGGCGCACAGCACGGCGTTGAGCTTTGCCGTGCCGAACACCGCCTCGAAGTACTCGGGGCCGGTCTTGTCGAGGAAGGCGACGCGGTCCTGGGCGCCGAGCCCCTCGCTGCGGATGCCTTGCGCGAACCGGTTCGAGCGCGCGTCGAGCTCGGCGTAGGTGATGGTGCGCTCGTCGTCGACGAGCGCGGCGCGATCGGGCACCGCCTTCGCGTGACCGCGCACGATGTCAGCAAGGCTCTCCACGTTTTCCCCCTCCATTGCTGTGAACGGCGGCTTACTCTAGTCTCGCCATGGTGAGCGACGTTGTGGGGATCGTCCAGCAGCTGATCCGAAACCGGTGTGTCAACGACGGAACGCCCGAATCGGGCGAGGAACTACGCAATGCCGACGTGCTCACCAACTTCCTCGAAGGCGCGGGGCTCGAGGTCGAGCGCATCACGACCGCCCCGGGCCGGGCCAACGTCGTGGCCCGCATCGAAGGCTCGGATCCGAACGCACCGACGCTGTGCCTGCTCGGCCACACCGACGTCGTGCCGGTCAACGAGGAGCGCTGGCAGCACGACCCGTTCTGTGGCGACCTGATCGACGGCTACGTATGGGGTCGCGGTGCCATCGACATGTTCAACCTCACCGGCTCCATGGCCGTGGCGATGAAGCACCTCGCGGCGTCGGGCTTCACGCCGAAGGGCACGCTGATCTACGCCGCCGTGGCCGACGAAGAGGCCGGGGGGCACTACGGCGCCGAACAACTCGTCGAGCACGAGGCTGACCACGTTCGCTGCGACTACGTCATCACCGAGTCCGGCGGCATGCCGCTCGACTCGCCCGCCGGCCTGCGCCTGCCCGTCCTCACCGACGAGAAGGGTCCGATGTGGAGCCGTCTGCGCGTCAACGGCACGCCCGGCCACGGCTCGATGCCCTACGAAGCCGACAACGCGCTCATCAAGGCGGCCGAGATCGTGCGCCGCCTTGCCGAGTGGCGCCCGGTGGCCCGCATCGACGACGTATGGCGCGGTTTCGTCGAGGGCCTCGGCATCCCGGCGGAGCTGGCGGAGCCGATGCTGCGCGCCGAAGGCTTCGAAGAGGGCATCGCCGTCCTGCCGCCGGGGCTCAAGAAGATGGCGTACTCGTGCACCCACACGACGATCACCCCGACGGTGATGCACGGCGGGAGCAAGGTCAACATCATCCCCGAGACCGTCGACATCGACTTCGACGTCCGCACGCTGCCCGGCCATGGGCGGGCCGATGTCGAAGCGATGCTCGCCGAGGTGATCGGCGACCTCGCGGATTGCGTCGAGATCCAGGTGGGGCGGGAGGACGCGGCAACCGAGTCACCGATCGACACGCCGCTGTGGGATTCGATGACGCGCGTCGCCCGGCAGTTCTACGCCGACGCCACGCTGCTGCCGA is part of the Acidimicrobiales bacterium genome and harbors:
- a CDS encoding OB-fold domain-containing protein; the protein is MTGLISYGAYVPYNRLQRSAITAVLGAGGGRGTRAVASYDEDSTSMGVEAARACLAAAPDGAHPEAVVFATTAPAYLDKTNATAIHAALMLDESVPAFDALGATRSAVGALRLALRGDAPSLVVTSDIRIGLPGGADEAGGGDAAAAFLIGSGDNVIAELIGTGASSAEFLDRWRVPGATSSGQWEERFGEQAYVPLAHNAVNDALKSAGVTADEIDAVVIGGLHTRANRVIAGGLGVRADAFGADLTATVGNAGAAFLGLGLADALDRATPGQLILAVSVADGADALVFRVTDAITAARRPASVASLVASGNDALPYASFLTWRGVLHREPPRRPEPLRPAAPPSFRSEHWKFGFVASRCDDCTTRHLPPQRVCVRCGAVDHMSTESLANAQATIATYTVDRLAFSLNPPVVVAVLDFDGGGRFQCELTDVDPAAVRIGDRVEMTFRRLYETQGVQNYFWKARPIRATTEGER
- a CDS encoding antibiotic biosynthesis monooxygenase, with the translated sequence MLLQASAEVPSYEAFRDAMIWLNGQVAHPEGFVSLEVFQAHGNPNRVTFVERWESVEAFEQAFAKYDMEQRAEFLQRAGIDPEKLSRDLWIESDVPTVFA
- a CDS encoding acyl-CoA dehydrogenase family protein; the protein is MDFEDSPTEAAFRAEVRAWFDAHAELKDTASQSLSVLQGFDDTPEGIALGKKWQRELFDAGWGALTWPKEYGGRGAGPLESIVYNEELARYDVPVQLFTIGLGMIGPTIIAHGSDEQKQRYLPPMATGDEIWCQLWSEPDAGSDLAGLKSRAERDGDDFVLNGQKVWTSGAHYCDLGLGVFRTDPDVPKHHGISAFIVPMDTSGVEVRPLKQLNGASHFNEVFFNDVRLPAANLVGDYNDGWRVARTTMMNERLSAGAMVPMSDTIAPLLTLARETRADTVARQRVARAYTLARLFDLTTARVRTALSRNAIPGPEVSVLKLFAAIAGTDVALAGAGLVGAAGMLLGDHDAEATRWGDSILASFAMHIGGGTDEIQRNIIGETVLGLPREPSFDRDVPFRELGDMHVAASKR
- a CDS encoding TIGR03084 family metal-binding protein — encoded protein: MDILADLADEYAALDALVADLDAAGLDTLTPAEGFTVRDELSHLAFSEELASLAALDADAFRAKLDDLLADLLSAEGGPKLRAASMAPAELIGWWRTERQRTLDALRAHAVTDRIPWVVGDMSVTSFATARLMETWAHGQDVVDALGLDRAPTARLRHIAELGVRTRGFSYAVRGMAKPDADVRVALTGPDGDAWEWGAPDAADSVTGPALDFCLVVTQRRHVLDTALEVTGAAADEWMAIAQAFAGPPTDGRPAGSFPR
- a CDS encoding amidase translates to MDTSIGLDARTIADEVRAGKLSAVDVLDEHLARIESHNDAINAMVFLDEARARGVAADVDAAVKRGEDPGPLAGVPLGIKELESVEGWPETRASTAFKDNIATHTTTMSARLLAAGAVPVGLTASPELGLLFFTNSVLHGVTRNPWNLERTPGGSSGGAAASLVAGLVALATGSDMGGSIRTPSACCGVVGVKGTLGRIPRGPGYLGGANLTHYGPLARSVGDAARYLDCAAGVDQRDPMSLPAPEVPFERAIEEIDLSGVRVAVLRRNSLSPSEPAVGDVVEAAATTLIAGTGLRRVDGLALDLPPMLTLGGALVRADWDPTTVDAMPEVMTNMMNTEGAADLLMGSFDPSALTIEGVAANHQARHAVNMAIASLFDEVDVILMPTMPMTAFGAAGPIPRVVDGEEIGPAAPAAFVAPFNFSGNPVVSVPAGFVDGLPVGMQIVARRHDDALALAVAARFEELHPWPKLAPSS
- a CDS encoding fatty acid--CoA ligase; this encodes MESLADIVRGHAKAVPDRAALVDDERTITYAELDARSNRFAQGIRSEGLGAQDRVAFLDKTGPEYFEAVFGTAKLNAVLCAVNWRLAPPEAAYVINDSQAKLLIVSEEFLPMLDAIRGELTTIQKVLVLGNSPADESYETWLARQPSEDPRIDPAPNDVALQFYSSGTTGRPKGVMLTNENLFASVHANNEMLGFTDASVNLVAMPTFHVAGGAWGIVGLYNGCPNVLMREVDPAAVIDVIEQHRITHTVLVPAVIQFVLQLPQARTADFTSMEVLVYGASPISEEVLVDAVRTFGCSFVQAYGMTETTGGVVLLPPEDHDPAGPNKHRLRAAGKAMPGSEVKVVDAETLEAVPAGEVGEILIRSPQNMIGYHNLPEATAETLIADGWLRTGDAGYLDADGYVYIHDRVKDMIISGGENIYPAEIENALMSHPAIADVAVIGVPSERWGETPKAMVVAAPGATIDETEIIAFARERLAHYKCPTSVDVVDVLPRNPSGKILKRELRAPFWEGKARRVN
- a CDS encoding M20/M25/M40 family metallo-hydrolase; amino-acid sequence: MSDVVGIVQQLIRNRCVNDGTPESGEELRNADVLTNFLEGAGLEVERITTAPGRANVVARIEGSDPNAPTLCLLGHTDVVPVNEERWQHDPFCGDLIDGYVWGRGAIDMFNLTGSMAVAMKHLAASGFTPKGTLIYAAVADEEAGGHYGAEQLVEHEADHVRCDYVITESGGMPLDSPAGLRLPVLTDEKGPMWSRLRVNGTPGHGSMPYEADNALIKAAEIVRRLAEWRPVARIDDVWRGFVEGLGIPAELAEPMLRAEGFEEGIAVLPPGLKKMAYSCTHTTITPTVMHGGSKVNIIPETVDIDFDVRTLPGHGRADVEAMLAEVIGDLADCVEIQVGREDAATESPIDTPLWDSMTRVARQFYADATLLPMRMPGTTDARHFRRAGAVGYGFGLFSRNMGLEELATMGHGDNERVDVESLEMCTQLFESLARDFLG